A genomic stretch from Spodoptera frugiperda isolate SF20-4 chromosome 14, AGI-APGP_CSIRO_Sfru_2.0, whole genome shotgun sequence includes:
- the LOC118279415 gene encoding UDP-glycosyltransferase UGT5, translating to MRYFIYIILCLSTFASHDEAAKILAVFPIPSISHQVVFRPLTHELAKRGHEVTVITTDPAFPKGKAPANLTEIDVHDISYELWNKIFMASTKGNKDDVVMVMSAIMDALVAIVDAQLKDDKVKNLISDKSKHFDLLLLEACVRPALVYSHIYKAPVIQISSLGAALDNYANVGASIHPFLYPAVTRQRLHNLSLVEKVKELYYDFMINKMYGNSMVKENEMLSTHFTNVPPVAELNNNVDMLFLNVHPVFEGIRPVPPSVVYMGGLHQKPNKPLPEELKSYLDSSKNGVIYISFGTNVDPTQFPADRIEVLVKTLSQLPYDILWKWNGDVLPGRTDNIRIEKWLPQQDLLHHPKLKLFITQAGLQSTDEAISAGVPLIAIPMFGDQWYNSEKYEYFKIGKKLFMERLTVEEFTDAINTVINDESYRKNIVKLRSVMRDEIETPLERAVWWTEHVLRHGGARHLRGPAANMSWAEYLELELVFTLLLGLLAVISVLFVIVRFLYKIVFANTVTVKKSKSKRS from the exons ATGAGGTATTTTATCTATATAATACTTTGTCTCAGTACTTTCGCAAGTCACGATGAAGCGGCGAAAATCTTAGCAGTATTTCCAATTCCTTCAATCAGTCATCAAGTGGTTTTTCGTCCTTTAACTCATGAACTAGCTAAAAGAGGTCATGAGGTCACAGTCATCACGACAGATCCAGCCTTCCCTAAAGGGAAAGCACCAGCAAATTTAACAGAAATCGATGTCCATGACATTTCCTATGAACTATGGAACAAGATATTCATGGCTTCAACTAAAGGAAACAAGGATGATGTGGTCATGGTGATGAGTGCTATAATGGATGCCTTAGTAGCAATAGTAGACGCTCAGCTGAAAGACGATAAAGTGAAAAATTTGATCAGTGATAAAAGCAAACATTTCGATCTGTTGTTATTAGAAGCTTGTGTGCGACCTGCGTTAGTGTATTCTCATATTTATAAAGCACCTGTGATACAAATTAGTTCTTTGGGAGCAGCTTTGGATAATTATGCTAACGTTGGTGCTTCAATACATCCATTCTTGTACCCAGCAGTGACTCGACAGAGGCTGCACAATCTGTCTCTGGTTGAAAAAGTCAAGGAACTGTACTACGATTTTATGATCAACAAAATGTATGGGAACAGTATGGTGAAAGAAAATGAAATGCTTAGTACGCATTTTACAAATGTGCCTCCAGTAGctgaattgaataataatgTGGATATGTTGTTCCTGAATGTGCATCCAGTGTTTGAAGGGATCCGGCCAGTGCCTCCATCTGTGGTGTATATGGGAGGCTTACATCAAAAGCCTAATAAACCGTTGCCTGAG GAACTGAAATCATATCTGGATTCTTCTAAAAATGGAGTAATATACATAAGTTTTGGCACAAACGTGGATCCAACTCAATTCCCAGCTGACAGGATCGAAGTTCTAGTGAAGACACTATCTCAGTTGCCTTACGATATTCTATGGAAATGGAACGGTGATGTTCTGCCTGGACGCACGGACAATATTAGGATAGAAAAATGGCTGCCACAGCAAGATCTTCTAC ATCATCCAAAACTCAAGCTGTTCATCACGCAAGCTGGTTTACAGTCAACAGATGAAGCCATATCAGCTGGTGTGCCTCTGATTGCTATCCCCATGTTTGGAGACCAATGGTACAATTCAGAGAAATACGAATACTTCAAGATTGGCAAAAAGCTGTTCATGGAGAGACTGACTGTTGAAGAATTTACAGATGCTATCAACACTGTTATTAATGATGAAAG cTACCGTAAGAACATTGTGAAACTACGCAGCGTTATGCGTGATGAAATTGAGACTCCTCTAGAGCGCGCCGTGTGGTGGACGGAGCACGTGCTGCGTCACGGCGGCGCGAGACATCTGCGTGGACCTGCAGCCAACATGTCGTGGGCAGAGTACCTCGAACTAGAATTAGTGTTTACTTTACTATTAGGACTATTAGCAGTAATTTCAGtattatttgtaattgttagatttttgtacaaaattgttTTTGCAAATACTGTTACtgttaaaaaatcaaaatcaaaacgtAGTTGA
- the LOC118279418 gene encoding UDP-glycosyltransferase UGT5-like, translating to MFLFFHIISLFSLVLNQSESARILAVFPVPSISHQVVFRPLTEELAKRGHEVTVITTDPAFPKGEAPANLTEIDVHDISYDLWKKIFIEPATGKMDDVVLTLKLIYDAIAAIADAQFQDENVKKIIRDKNRKFDLLLAEAIVRPALVFSHIYKIPVIQISSFGGALDNYENIGAPVHPILYPAITRQRLYNLSVLEKVTEVYNDYQITRVYRNLEEIENKILRKHFGDDVPPVSELNNNVDMLFLNINPIFEGIRPVPPSVVYMGGLHQKPNKELPKELKSYLDSSKNGVIYVSFGTNVDPTLLPADRIEVLVKTLSQLPYDILWKWNGDVLPGRTDNIIRIEKWLPQSDLLKHPKVKLFINQAGLQSTDEAISAAIPLIAFPMFGDQSYNAERYEYLKIGKKLDLETLTVEKFTNTIKNVIGDESYRKNIEKLRYVMYDQPQPPLERAVWWTEHVLRHGGARHLRGPAANMSWAEYLELELVFTLLLGLLTVLAVLFVILNSLYKLTLENTNLVKKLKHS from the exons ATGTTcctattttttcatataatctcATTATTTTCATTAGTTTTAAATCAAAGTGAATCAGCTCGAATATTAGCAGTGTTCCCCGTACCATCTATAAGTCACCAAGTAGTGTTTCGTCCTTTAACTGAAGAGCTAGCAAAGAGAGGACATGAAGTAACAGTTATAACTACAGATCCTGCCTTCCCAAAAGGAGAAGCGCCTGCTAACCTAACAGAAATCGACGTCCATGACATTTCTTACGAtctatggaaaaaaatattcatagaaCCAGCAACAGGAAAGATGGACGATGTTGTTCTAAccttaaaactaatatacgACGCTATAGCAGCTATCGCAGATGCCCAATTTCAAGacgaaaatgttaaaaaaataattcgtgATAAGAATAGGAAATTCGATCTCCTGCTTGCTGAAGCTATTGTGAGGCCTGCCTTAGTATTctctcacatttacaaaatACCTGTGATACAAATCAGTTCGTTTGGTGGAGCTTTAGACAATTATGAGAATATTGGCGCTCCAGTGCATCCTATACTTTATCCAGCTATTACTAGACAGAGACTTTATAATCTCAGTGTACTAGAAAAAGTGACAGAAGTATACAATGACTATCAAATAACAAGAGTGTATAGAAATCTTgaagaaattgaaaataaaatactcagGAAACATTTTGGAGATGATGTTCCACCAGTTTCtgagttaaataataatgtggATATGCTATTTCTGAATATAAATCCAATATTTGAAGGGATTCGGCCAGTGCCTCCGTCTGTAGTGTATATGGGTGGACTGcatcaaaaaccaaataaagaaTTGCCTAAG GAACTTAAATCATATTTGGATTCTTCTAAAAACGGTGTGATTTACGTTAGCTTTGGCACAAACGTGGATCCAACTCTGCTACCAGCTGACAGGATCGAAGTTCTAGTGAAGACACTATCTCAGTTGCCTTACGATATTCTATGGAAATGGAACGGTGATGTTCTGCCGGGACGCACGGATAATATTATTAGGATAGAAAAATGGCTGCCACAATCAGATCTTTTAA AACATCCCAAAGTCAAGCTGTTTATAAATCAGGCTGGTTTGCAGTCAACAGACGAAGCCATATCGGCAGCCATACCTCTTATAGCCTTCCCTATGTTTGGGGACCAATCATACAATGCTGAGAGATATGAGTACTTGAAGATTGGAAAGAAATTAGATTTGGAGACGCTTACTGTAGAAAAGTTTACGAATACAATCAAGAATGTTATTGGGGATGAAAG TTATCGCAAGAATATAGAAAAACTACGCTATGTAATGTACGACCAGCCTCAACCTCCTCTAGAGCGCGCCGTGTGGTGGACGGAGCACGTGCTGCGTCACGGCGGCGCGAGACATCTGCGTGGACCTGCAGCCAACATGTCGTGGGCAGAGTACCTCGAACTAGAATTAGTGTTTACTTTACTATTAGGACTATTAACAGTACTTGCAGTATTATTTGTAATTCTCAATTCTTTGTATAAACTTACTTTAGAAAATACTAATCTtgtaaaaaaacttaaacataGTTGA
- the LOC118279417 gene encoding UDP-glucosyltransferase 2-like has protein sequence MLSFVYIITFCALFVNQSETARILAMFPVASISHQVVFRPLTQELARRGHDVTVITPDPAFPKGNAPANLTEIDVHDISYELWNNIFLDTRKDNKGDVNFAIKKIYEAITAIVDAQFQEERVRNIIDDKTKRFDLILVEAMVRPTLVLSHIFKTPLIQISSFGGVIDTYENMGASIHPFLYPALTRQRMNNLTLLEKMKELYNYYQIKKIYKNNEVNENKVLRKNFGDQVPTIAELKNNVDMLFININPIFESIRPVPPSVIYMGGLHQKPNKDLPAELQSYLDSSKNGVIYISFGSNVDPTLLPADRIEVLVKTLSQLPYDILWKWNGDILPGRTDNIRIEKWLPQQDLLRHPKIKLFITQAGLQSTDEAISGGVPMIAFPMFADQPFNAERYEFFKIGIKLNLDKLTVEQFTDTIKTVIEDKSYKNNVEKLRSVMHDQPQPPLERAVWWTEHVLRHGGARHLRGPAANMSWAEYLELELVFTLLFALLIILLTFVFIVRAIVKFIVSTIVSTTKVKNN, from the exons atgttatcttttgtgtacataataacattttgtGCCTTATTTGTGAATCAAAGTGAAACAGCTCGAATACTGGCAATGTTTCCTGTAGCTTCTATAAGTCACCAAGTTGTTTTCCGACCTTTAACTCAGGAGCTAGCCAGAAGAGGACATGATGTGACCGTTATAACTCCAGATCCAGCCTTTCCCAAAGGAAACGCACCAGCTAACCTAACAGAAATTGATGTTCACGATATATCTTACGAATTGTGGAATAATATATTTCTAGACACAAGAAAGGATAATAAAGGTGATGTGAATTTTGCTATAAAGAAGATATATGAAGCTATAACAGCGATAGTCGATGCTCAGTTTCAAGAAGAAAGAGTGAGAAACATTATTGATGATAAAACCAAGCGATTTGATCTCATACTAGTTGAAGCTATGGTACGACCTACCTTAGTTTTATCTCATATCTTTAAAACTCCACTGATTCAAATCAGTTCTTTTGGTGGTGTTATAGATACTTATGAGAATATGGGAGCTTCTATACACCCGTTTCTTTATCCAGCACTTACTAGGCAGAGAATGAATAATCTTACACTATTGGAGAAAATGAAGGAATTGTATAACTATtatcagattaaaaaaatatacaaaaacaatgaaGTCAATGAGAATAAAGTACTTAGAAAGAATTTCGGAGATCAAGTGCCAACGATAGCTGAGttgaaaaataatgttgataTGCTGTTCATTAACATAAATCCTATATTTGAGAGTATAAGACCAGTACCTCCATCTGTAATATACATGGGTGGTCTTCATCAAAAGCCGAATAAGGATTTACCGGCC GAGCTTCAGTCATATTTGGACTCTTCcaagaacggggtgatttacATAAGCTTTGGTTCAAACGTCGATCCTACTCTGCTACCGGCTGACAGGATTGAAGTTCTAGTGAAGACACTATCTCAGTTGCCTTACGATATTCTATGGAAATGGAACGGTGATATTCTGCCTGGACGCACGGATAATATTAGGATAGAAAAATGGCTGCCTCAGCAAGACTTGCTTC GACACCCAAAAATAAAGCTGTTTATAACCCAGGCTGGTTTGCAGTCAACTGATGAAGCAATATCAGGTGGAGTGCCTATGATAGCATTCCCTATGTTCGCTGATCAACCGTTCAATGCAGAGAGATATGAATTCTTTAAGATTggaataaagttgaatttaGATAAACTTACAGTAGAGCAGTTTACGGATACCATCAAAACTGTAATTGAGGATAAAAG CTACAAAAATAATGTGGAAAAACTACGCAGCGTGATGCACGACCAGCCTCAGCCTCCTCTAGAGCGCGCCGTGTGGTGGACGGAGCACGTGCTGCGTCACGGCGGCGCGAGACATCTGCGTGGACCTGCAGCCAACATGTCGTGGGCAGAGTACCTCGAACTAGAATTAGTGTTTACTTTACTATTTgcattgttaataattttattaacttttgtttttattgtacgtGCAATTGTTAAGTTTATTGTTTCAACTATTGTTTCTACtactaaagttaaaaataattaa
- the LOC118279416 gene encoding UDP-glucosyltransferase 2-like encodes MSRFLIILVTSCVLVSNQSEAARILAVFPIASISHQVVFRPITQELVRRGHDVTIITPDPAFPKGETPQNLTEIDVHDISYDIWKEKFMSTSKGKKSDLYQHVKMYLESIVYMFDAQLQDENVRNLIEDKSQKFDLILLESSVRAGLIFSHIYKAPVIMISSYGASFDNFEVVGAPGHPFLYPICVRQRLHNLSLWEKITELYLHFRAEGMASSNYASENAILRKHFGPNVPKIEELNDNVHMLFLNINPIFEGIRPVPPTVVFMGGLHQKPEKELPKDLKNYLDSSKNGVIYLSFGTNVDPTQLPPNFIQTLINALSKLPYDVLWKWNGDELPGRTENIRISKWLPQSDLLRHPKIKLFITQGGLQSTDEAITAGVPVIGIPMLGDQWYNVEKYIYHKIGLGLDMETVTEEGLINAVKTITQDDSYRQNIIKLRSVMRDQPQPPLERAVWWTEHVLRHGGARHLRGPAANMSWAEYLELELVFTLLFSLLVIITVLILSLRYVLKALHRNVYQYIKLKQS; translated from the exons ATGTCACGTTTTCTCATCATTCTAGTAACTAGTTGCGTTTTAGTTTCAAATCAAAGTGAAGCCGCGAGAATATTAGCTGTGTTTCCAATTGCTTCCATCAGCCATCAAGTCGTGTTTCGTCCTATAACACAAGAACTTGTAAGGAGAGGTCATGATGTAACAATCATTACACCAGACCCAGCCTTCCCGAAAGGAGAAACACCGCAAAATTTAACAGAAATCGATGTCCATGATATATCTTACGATATATGGAAAGAAAAGTTTATGTCAACTTCGAAAGGGAAGAAAAGCGATCTGTACCAACATGTGAAAATGTATCTGGAATCAATTGTTTACATGTTTGATGCTCAACTACAAGATGAGAATGTAAGAAATCTGATCGAAGATAAAAGTCAAAAGTTTGATTTGATATTGTTAGAATCTTCAGTGAGAGCTGGTTTAATATTCTCCCACATTTATAAAGCACCAGTGATTATGATAAGTTCGTATGGCGCTAGTTTCGACAACTTTGAGGTAGTTGGTGCTCCAGGTCATCCCTTCCTCTACCCAATTTGCGTTCGTCAAAGACTTCACAATCTCTCTTTGTGGGAGAAGATCACTGAACTATATCTTCACTTCAGAGCAGAAGGAATGGCTTCAAGTAATTATGCTTCAGAAAATGCTATACTGAGAAAACATTTTGGTCCTAATGTACCAAAGATTGAAGAGCTGAATGATAATGTTCACATGCTTTTCTTGAATATTAATCCGATATTTGAGGGCATTCGACCGGTACCACCAACGGTGGTGTTTATGGGTGGACTACATCAGAAGCCAGAAAAAGAACTGCCGAAG GACCTCAAGAATTACTTAGACTCATCTAAAAATGGCGTGATATACCTAAGTTTCGGTACAAACGTGGATCCCACGCAACTGCCACCGAACTTCATACAAACTCTAATTAATGCATTATCAAAACTGCCTTATGACGTATTGTGGAAATGGAATGGCGATGAACTGCCTGGACGGACTGAAAACATCAGAATATCTAAATGGTTGCCACAGTCAGATTTATTGA GACATCCCAAAATCAAGCTATTCATAACACAAGGAGGTCTACAATCAACAGACGAGGCTATAACAGCTGGAGTGCCTGTAATAGGTATCCCTATGTTAGGAGACCAATGGTATAATGTAGAGAAGTACATCTACCACAAAATTGGATTAGGTCTTGATATGGAGACAGTTACAGAAGAAGGCTTGATTAATGCTGTTAAAACTATTACCCAAGATGACAG TTATCGTCAGAACATCATTAAGTTACGCAGTGTGATGCGTGACCAGCCTCAACCTCCTCTAGAGCGCGCCGTGTGGTGGACGGAGCACGTGCTGCGTCACGGCGGCGCGAGACATCTGCGTGGACCTGCAGCCAACATGTCGTGGGCAGAGTACCTCGAACTAGAATTAGTGTTCACTTTACTATTTAGTTTATTAGTTATAATAACAGTATTGATTTTGTCTTTGCGATATGTGTTAAAAGCTTTGCATAGAAACGTTTATCAATACATTAAACTGAAACAAAGCTGA
- the LOC118279412 gene encoding UDP-glucosyltransferase 2, which translates to MSLVKLLTVVASLALSVPTSDGAKILGFFPFPSISHQVVFRPLMLELARRGHEVTVITPDPAFPKGGTPANFTEIDVHDASYRIWHEQFVGTPKGHKGNFVKDFNIIFNLNVKIVDVELKDVEVQRLLNDKNQTFDLIFAEAMMRPAVVLSHIYNAPVILMSSYGTFSDNYAVMGAPIHPFLYPFSVSRRLHSTSLWDKIGHLYDYIRIEIIQRNSYVEENRMLRSHFGADLPSIQEMNNNVAMMFLNMYPVFEGNHPVPPSVIHMGGIHQIPDKPLPKDLKSYLDSSKNGVVYVSFGTNVDPTLLPPEKIAMFIRAFSRLPYDVLWKWNKDELPGRTDNIKISKWLPQSDLLKHPKIKAFITQGGLQSTDEAITAGVPLIGIPMFGDQWYNVVKYEKLKIGLKLELDTITEEILENAIHKVIDDDSYRRNIEKLRSVMQDEPMAPLERAVWWTEHVLRHGGARHLRGPAANMSWAEYLELELVLTLLLALIITTATIILLAKYIYDKVLRKYVAIIKIKRA; encoded by the exons ATGTCTCTAGTAAAGCTTTTGACCGTGGTTGCTTCTCTGGCTTTATCGGTACCGACCAGTGATGGTGCTAAAATTCTGGGCTTCTTCCCATTTCCATCTATCAGTCATCAAGTCGTATTCAGACCTCTGATGCTCGAACTCGCTCGAAGAGGCCACGAAGTGACAGTCATCACACCAGATCCAGCCTTCCCCAAAGGAGGAACACCAGCCAATTTTACCGAGATCGATGTCCACGATGCGTCATACCGCATATGGCACGAACAATTCGTTGGCACACCGAAAGGGCATAAAGGgaattttgtaaaagatttCAATATAATCTTCAACCTTAATGTAAAAATAGTAGACGTTGAGTTAAAAGATGTGGAAGTGCAAAGATTGCTTAACGATAAGAACCAGACATTTGATCTGATATTCGCCGAAGCGATGATGAGACCTGCTGTAGTATTATCCCATATATACAACGCTCCAGTGATACTAATGAGTTCTTATGGAACGTTCAGTGACAATTACGCTGTCATGGGTGCACCTATTCATCCATTTTTGTACCCGTTCTCTGTCAGTAGAAGATTGCATAGTACATCTTTGTGGGACAAAATTGGACATTTGTACGATTACATAAGGATTGAGATTATACAGAGAAACAGCTACGTTGAAGAGAATCGAATGCTCCGATCACATTTTGGAGCGGACCTACCATCGATTCAAGAGATGAACAACAATGTCGCTATGATGTTTTTGAATATGTATCCAGTTTTCGAAGGGAACCACCCTGTTCCTCCATCTGTTATACACATGGGTGGTATTCATCAGATTCCTGACAAGCCGCTGCCTAAG GACTTAAAATCATACCTAGATTCTTCTAAAAACGGCGTAGTCTACGTCAGTTTTGGAACAAACGTGGATCCAACATTGTTACCTCCTGAGAAAATTGCAATGTTCATACGAGCATTCTCCAGATTGCCCTACGACGTGCTATGGAAGTGGAACAAGGACGAACTGCCGGGACGTACGGACAATATCAAGATATCTAAATGGCTTCCACAGTCCGACTTGCTGA AACACCCAAAAATCAAAGCATTCATAACACAAGGAGGTCTACAATCAACCGACGAGGCTATAACTGCGGGAGTACCTCTGATTGGTATACCAATGTTTGGAGACCAATGGTATAATGTAGTCAAATATGAAAAGCTGAAGATTGGACTGAAGTTGGAATTAGACACCATTACTGAAGAAATTCTAGAAAATGCTATTCACAAAGTTATTGATGATGACAG TTATCGACGTAACATAGAAAAACTGAGAAGTGTTATGCAAGATGAACCAATGGCTCCTCTAGAGCGCGCCGTGTGGTGGACGGAGCACGTGCTGCGTCACGGCGGCGCGAGACATCTGCGTGGACCTGCAGCCAACATGTCGTGGGCAGAGTACCTCGAACTAGAACTAGTACTGACACTTCTTCTAGCCCTGATCATCACCACAGCTACCATCATTCTGCTAGCTAAATATATATACGAtaaagttttaagaaaatatgtcgctattattaaaattaagcgAGCGTGA